Part of the uncultured Anaeromusa sp. genome is shown below.
GACCACACCAGCCGCAGTGCCGGCGCTGCCAATGCGACCGCATCGGCTCCCAAGGCTAGAGCCTTTACAATCTCCAGCGCCGTTCGCACGCCTCCGGAAGCAATTAAAGCCGCTCTTTGCCGCTGCACTACACTGCCGGTTTCCAACAGGGAACAGGCTGTAGGAATGCCCCAGGCCAAAAGATCTTCAGCTAAAAACTCATTTTTCCGTTTGGCTTCAATGGCAATGAAGTTCGTACCGCCGGAGCCGCCTATATCTAAGGCCGCCGCCCCACAGCCAAGAAGAGACTCTGCCGCTTCTCGCCGCATGCCGCAGCCCACTTCCTTGACGATCACCGGGACCGATACGGCGCTGCAAATAGCGGCGATGTTATCCCGGTAATTGCGGAAATCGCGGTCTCCTTCCGCCATAAATAGCTCCTGCGCTACATTCAGATGCAGCTGCAAGGCCGCTGCGTCAAGCATTTCAACAGCCATGACCGCTTGCGCCGGCGTTGCATACGCTCCTAAATTCGCCCACACCGTTCCCTGGGGCAAATGCCGCCGCACAACGCGAAAGGTTTCTGCAAGCTCAGGCTCCTCCACCGCGGCGTATTGCGAACCTACGGCCAATACGCTTTGCGTCTCTCTCGCCAATACAGCCAGGCGCTCATTCAAGTACGCCACATCCTGAGCGCCGCCTGTAAGAGCATTAATAATTAAAGGATGCGTCAAGGTCTGCTTTCCTACGGAGGTAGCAAGCGAAATTTCCGTCAAGGACAACTCAGGCAGACAATGATGCAGCAGCTGTACATCCTGAAAACCATTTTCCGCCGGCCCATCTGACAATTCCAGCGCACAGCGCACATGGTCTAACTTGCGCGACTGCCTGGTAGACTGCATCTTATTTCTCTTCTTCAGCAGCTAAACGTTCACCAATAGTCGCTTGCGCCGGCTCTGCCTGCGTGTCGATGAAAGAGCTGAATTCCTCCCGCTCCGTCTCTTGCTGCGCCTGAGAAATACTAAGACCAATCCGCTTTTGCTCTTTTTCCACACGAATCACTTTGACGACAACTTCTTGGCCGATGGAAACAACTTCTTCCGGTTTGTTTATACGTTGCTCCGCCATTTCAGAGATATGCACAAGGCCTTCAATATCGCCATGAATTTTTACAAAAGCGCCAAAGGGCATTAATTTGGTGACAACACCCTTTACCAGCATGCCTTCCTGCAATTCTTCCACCGCGTCCATCCAGGGATCCCGCTGTGTTTGCTTCAGGCTTAGAGAAATCCGTTTAGCCGCCGCATCTACTTTGAGCACCAACACATCCACTTCATCGCCAACCTGCACGACTTCTTGCGGTGATTTAACATGATGCCACGACAAATCCGAAATATGAATCAACCCGTCAACACCGCCGACATCGACAAAAGCGCCGAAGTCAGTAAGACGGCGCACAACCCCGTGTACAACCTGATTTGGTTCGATCGAACCGTAGATTTCTTCTTCTTTTTGTTTGCGTTCGCTTTCCAAAATCATTTTTCGAGACAAAACAATGCGTTTTTTGCCCCGTTCAATCTCAATCGGCACAACTTGAATCGTCTGGCCAATATATTCACCTAGATTACCCACAAAGCGCAGATCAATATGAGACGCAGGAATAAAGCCTCGAATACCAAATACAGCTACAGAAAGACCGCCTTTCACCTCGGCAGTAACCGTAACTTGCAACGGGCTTTTTTGCTCCAGAGCTTCCTCTAAGCGGCTCCAGGCAACCTGTTCATCAGCGCGACGCTTAGACAGCAGTACTTGTCCATCCTCGTTATCCGCGTTCAACACGTAAACATCAATCTCTTCGCCATCTTTCACCACGTCCGAAGCTTGGGCCGGTGCGGGATAAGCCAATTCTTTCAAAAGAATAACGCCTTCCGCCTTATAGCCGATATCAACAAACACTTCATCACGGCGAATTCCTACGACGGTTCCTTTAATCACCATGCCCCGTTCAATTTTCTCCGCTGTTTGGGCCAACATTTCGTTAAAATCCTGCATTTTCCTACAAACCTCCTCAATAATCCAATCCGGCGTTGATGCTCCGGCGGTAACTCCTGCGGTATCTACATCAATAAACCAAGCCGGTTGTAATTCTTCCGCCGTTTCTATATGATATACCTTTGTTCCCGCCCGGGCGCAAAGTTCGGCTAGACGATTCGTGTTGGCGCTGTTTTTTCCGCCTACCACTATAATTACCTGCGCTTGAGCAGCCAGCTGCAACGCAGCTTGCTGCCGCTGCTCTGTTGCCGCGCAAATCGTCCTGTCCACTACGGTATCGGCTGACTTAGCCGATACAATGGCTACCAGTTCTGCAAACAAATCCGTAGCAAAGGTTGTTTGGGAAACAACGCCTATTTTTTCATATTCAGGCAACGCTTCGGCTTCTTCCTTGTTTTCCACTACTTTCGCCTGGCGCTGCGCCCATTCCAGAATGCTTTGCACTTCCGGATGCCTCTGTTCGCCAATAATAATGACTTGACGTCCCTCTTGAAAAAACCTCGCCGCCGCCTGCTGCGCTTTTTGCACATGCGGACAAGTAGCGTCAACCACATTCAAGCCTTTGCTTTCCGCTTCCTGATACACGCTCGGTCCTACGCCATGAGAACGAATGACTACAGTCCCTGTCGAAAGCTCAGTTAAAGAGGATGCCACGCCGACTCCTTGCTTTTGCAAACGTTCTACCACTTGAGGATTATGAATGATCGGCCCCAATGTCGCCACCGGACCGTTCGCATTCTTGCATTTTTCCGCCATCTCGACGGCCCTGCGCACACCATAGCAAAAACCATAATGTTCTGCTGTTATTATTTTCATAAAGTTACACTTGAACCTCCTGAGCAAAGATACTAATACTTTTATAAAATTCGCTGACTGAACGAGAAATCCTTTTTTACTGCATTATTTTTGAAAAAAAGAAGAAACAAACCAGAAAAGGACCCGAGTCCGCCCTCAAGGCAGTCTCGGGTCCCATACTACTTCATCCGTTTATCGGATATCAAGGAGTCACATTCGGCTGTGTTTTGCCATACTCGCAGAAGTTTTGGATTTCCGTATTCATGCCGACCGGTTTATCCGTCTTCAGCAATTCCAGCCACTTGCGAGCGCAGTCGATCAACGTAATAACTACCAAAATGATCAAGACAATGCTGACCGTTCCGTTAATATTCCCCAAGAGGTCTCCCCTCTTGAAAAACATGCCGACATTCATAATACCTGCGGCAATAACGGTAACAACCAAGAATGCCATCGGCACAAAGGTAATCAACGCGTAGCTCTTAGGCGCAATCTTTAAGACAATCGTCGTTCCCAAAGCCAAAGCAACAATGGCGAGAAGCTGGTTGGCCACGCCAAAGAGCGGCCAGATGGTTCCCACATCACCGCTGTAGAGCAAGTAGCCCCACATTACGCTTACAAGGGCGCTGGTGAAAAGAATTCCAGGCCACCAATGAGACTCTTTCAAAGGAGCGTATACATAGGTTCCCAGAATGTCCTGCAAAATGTAGCGGGCAACACGGGTGCCTGCATCAATCGTAGTCAGGATAAAGAGAGCTTCAAACATGATAGCAAATTGATACCAGTAGCTCATCAGATGCTTCATGCCGCCGATGCTGGAGAAAATATGGGCCATGCCCACGGCCAGCGAAACGGCGCCGCCGGGACGATGCATAACATCCATGCCAACCAAGGCGGACAGCTGTTTAATTTCTACCGTCGGGAACTGCGCAGCCACTTTGGCATAGGCAGCCGCCGGGCTGTTAATAGCCAAATAGTCGCCAGGCATCATAACCACGGCGGAAATCAACGCCATCATAGCAACAAAGCCTTCCATGACCATGCCGCCGTAGCCAATAGCCCGAGCATGTGTCTCAAGTTCAATCATTTTCGGCGTCGTACCGGAGCTAATCAGAGAGTGGAAACCAGAAATGGCGCCGCAAGCAATGGTGATAAATACATAGGGCCATACTGGTCCAGGAATAATAGGACCGCCGCCATTAATAAAAGGCGTCGTGAAAGGAATATTAACCGAAGGCTGCACAATCAGAATGCCCAGCGCCAAAGCGCCAATAGTACCGATTTTCATATAGGAGCTCAAATAATCGCGCGGCGCCAGCAACAGCCATACAGGCAGCGTAGCGGCGCAGAAGCCGTAAATAGGCAAAGCAACCGACAAAGCAGGCTTGCTCAAGTTGAATGCTTCAGCCCAGCTTTCCAGCGGCCCGCCAGGAAGCAGCCAACTCCCCGAAAAAACAGCGCCCAATACGGCCAAAAAGCCAATAATGGAACCGGAACGAATGGCGCCGGGGAAGATTTTGAACATATACAGACCAATTACGATCGCGATCGGAATCGTCATGCTCAAGGTGTAAAGGCCCCAGGGATTTTTAAAGAGAGCATTTACAACAACCATGGCCAAGCCGGCCAAAGCTACAATGATAATGAAGAAAATCGAAAGGGAAGTCGTGATACCGGTAAGGGGTCCTACTTCACGCCGGGCGATAACGGCCAAGGACTGACCATTATGGCGGATAGACGCAAAGAGAATAATGAAGTCATGCACAGCGCCTGCAAAGATGGATCCCAAAAGAATCCAAGCAAAGCCAGGGCCCCAGCCATATTGGGCCGCCAATACAGGACCTACAAGCGGGCCTGCGCCGGCAATGGCAGCAAAGTGATGACCAAAGAGCACCCACTTGTTCGTAGGCACAAACTCGCGTCCATCGTTGCAACGATAGGCAGGAGTTACGTACGTGTCATTAAGCATGAGAACTTTAGCAGCAATAAATGCGGAATAATAGCGATACGCCAAAACGAATAGGCAGCCGGACACAATGAGAAGTAAAGCGGAATTCATACTTTTTCCTCCTGTTCTTATTTAAAATTTTAAAAGAAAACAGCCTATGCTTGTCTCGCCCTCCTTTCCGCCAATCACAGGAATTTCATAAATTTCCTGTTTTTAGCATACAAAAGAATGGAATGCACGACAATACATATGCTGTGAGATGCAGTATATGAAGGGTGAATCACCGCATAGGTCTGTGAATGGTTTTATCATTATAAACCAAAAATACGTTTGAGCGGGCCAGCCTGCTGCCGGCTTACAGGTATCTCCTCGTTAGGCAGGTCTTCTAAGATAATATTGTAAGCTCCGTTAAACCAGGGGATAATTTCTTTCACCTTACGGAGATTAACCAAATAACTGCGATGGCTGCGAAAAAAGCTTTCTTCGCCCAACCGTTCATGTAGTTCATTCAAGCTAAAGCTGGCTGCATAAGTTTTATCCTTTGTTTGAATGCGCACTTGATTGTTCGCCGCCTGCACCAGCAGAATATCCTCTGCATT
Proteins encoded:
- the fni gene encoding type 2 isopentenyl-diphosphate Delta-isomerase, with product MQSTRQSRKLDHVRCALELSDGPAENGFQDVQLLHHCLPELSLTEISLATSVGKQTLTHPLIINALTGGAQDVAYLNERLAVLARETQSVLAVGSQYAAVEEPELAETFRVVRRHLPQGTVWANLGAYATPAQAVMAVEMLDAAALQLHLNVAQELFMAEGDRDFRNYRDNIAAICSAVSVPVIVKEVGCGMRREAAESLLGCGAAALDIGGSGGTNFIAIEAKRKNEFLAEDLLAWGIPTACSLLETGSVVQRQRAALIASGGVRTALEIVKALALGADAVALAAPALRLVWSGDLKAAVEQWQALLMQIRQLLLLSGCSGIEELQKSPVVLTGLVESWSRQRGLTRRFF
- a CDS encoding bifunctional 4-hydroxy-3-methylbut-2-enyl diphosphate reductase/30S ribosomal protein S1 translates to MKIITAEHYGFCYGVRRAVEMAEKCKNANGPVATLGPIIHNPQVVERLQKQGVGVASSLTELSTGTVVIRSHGVGPSVYQEAESKGLNVVDATCPHVQKAQQAAARFFQEGRQVIIIGEQRHPEVQSILEWAQRQAKVVENKEEAEALPEYEKIGVVSQTTFATDLFAELVAIVSAKSADTVVDRTICAATEQRQQAALQLAAQAQVIIVVGGKNSANTNRLAELCARAGTKVYHIETAEELQPAWFIDVDTAGVTAGASTPDWIIEEVCRKMQDFNEMLAQTAEKIERGMVIKGTVVGIRRDEVFVDIGYKAEGVILLKELAYPAPAQASDVVKDGEEIDVYVLNADNEDGQVLLSKRRADEQVAWSRLEEALEQKSPLQVTVTAEVKGGLSVAVFGIRGFIPASHIDLRFVGNLGEYIGQTIQVVPIEIERGKKRIVLSRKMILESERKQKEEEIYGSIEPNQVVHGVVRRLTDFGAFVDVGGVDGLIHISDLSWHHVKSPQEVVQVGDEVDVLVLKVDAAAKRISLSLKQTQRDPWMDAVEELQEGMLVKGVVTKLMPFGAFVKIHGDIEGLVHISEMAEQRINKPEEVVSIGQEVVVKVIRVEKEQKRIGLSISQAQQETEREEFSSFIDTQAEPAQATIGERLAAEEEK
- a CDS encoding carbon starvation protein A; its protein translation is MNSALLLIVSGCLFVLAYRYYSAFIAAKVLMLNDTYVTPAYRCNDGREFVPTNKWVLFGHHFAAIAGAGPLVGPVLAAQYGWGPGFAWILLGSIFAGAVHDFIILFASIRHNGQSLAVIARREVGPLTGITTSLSIFFIIIVALAGLAMVVVNALFKNPWGLYTLSMTIPIAIVIGLYMFKIFPGAIRSGSIIGFLAVLGAVFSGSWLLPGGPLESWAEAFNLSKPALSVALPIYGFCAATLPVWLLLAPRDYLSSYMKIGTIGALALGILIVQPSVNIPFTTPFINGGGPIIPGPVWPYVFITIACGAISGFHSLISSGTTPKMIELETHARAIGYGGMVMEGFVAMMALISAVVMMPGDYLAINSPAAAYAKVAAQFPTVEIKQLSALVGMDVMHRPGGAVSLAVGMAHIFSSIGGMKHLMSYWYQFAIMFEALFILTTIDAGTRVARYILQDILGTYVYAPLKESHWWPGILFTSALVSVMWGYLLYSGDVGTIWPLFGVANQLLAIVALALGTTIVLKIAPKSYALITFVPMAFLVVTVIAAGIMNVGMFFKRGDLLGNINGTVSIVLIILVVITLIDCARKWLELLKTDKPVGMNTEIQNFCEYGKTQPNVTP